The following nucleotide sequence is from Chromobacterium rhizoryzae.
CATCGCGCCGGCCTGGTTGAATACCATGATGCCGTCCTTGATGGCGATCAGCGCCGGAATGGAGCGGATATTGAAGTGAGCGGCCAGGTCGCGTTCGTCTTCGGTATTGATCTTGCCGAACACGATATCGGCGTGTTTTTCCGACGCGGCTTCGAAAGTGGGGCCGAACATTTTGCACGGACCGCACCACGGCGCCCAGAAGTCGAGGATGACCAAGCCTTCCTCTTTCATATGGGTGTTGAAGTTGTCGGCGTTGAGATTGATGTAAGCCATGGGGATGTCTTTCGCTGTCTGAAGCGCCCGCCAGCGGCGGGCTGTTGCAGCAAAGATAGGTACGCGGCCACAGCATTGCAAGGCTATCGCCTGGTTGAATTTATCAATCCGGACGATAGCCTCCGCTGCCGCAAGGCTTAGCCGATGAAGGGCAGCGCCAGGTAGAGCTTGATTACGATGGCGTTGACGATGTCGATGAAGAAGGCGCCCACCATGGGCACCACCAGAAAGGCCAGATGCGAAGGGCCGAAGCGCTCGGTCACCGCCTGCATATTGGCGATGGCGGTGGGAGTGGCGCCCAGGCCGAAGCCGCAATGGCCGGCGGCCAGCACCGCCGCGTCGTAATTGCGGCCCATCACCCGGAAGGTGACGAAGATCGCGTACATCGCCATCGCCGCGGTTTGCGCCAGCAGCAGCACGAAGATGGGCAGCGCCAACGCCGCCAAATCCCACAAGCGCAGCGACATCAGCGCCAGGGCCAGAAACAGCGACAGGCTGACATTGCCGAGCACCGACACTTCGCGCTCGAAGATCTGATACCAACCCAAAGCCGCCAAGCCGTTGCTGATCAGCACGCCGACGAACAATACGCAGACGAAGGTGGGCAGTTCCAGCGGCGTGCCTTTGAGCAGGCCGCCGAGAAAGGTGCCGCCCAGCAAGCAGACGGCGATCAGCGCCAGGGTCTCGATGAAGGAGTGCGGCGTGATCAGACGCTGGGCGTCCGGTTGTTCGAAGGCAAGCGGCGGATCGTCGGCATTGTGCTCGGCGCCCGGGGTTTTGACTTTCTTGACCAGGAAGCGCGCCACCGGGCCGCCGATCAGGCCGCCCAGCACCAGGCCGAAGGTGGCGCAGGCCAGCGCCAGTTCCGAGGCCGAGGCCAATCCGTATTTGGAGGCGAAGGTGCCACCCCAGGCGGCGCCGGTGCCGTGACCGCCGGACAAGGTGATGGAGCCGGCCAGCAAGCCCATCAGCGGGTCCAGGCCCAGCAGGCTGGCCAAGGCGATGCCCAAGGTGTTCTGCACCAGCAGCAGGCCGACCACCACGGCCAGGAAGACGCCGACGGTCTTGCCGCCCTGTTTCAGGCTTTTCAAATTGGCGTTGAGGCCGATGGAAGCGAAGAAGGCCAGCATCAGCGGGGTTTGCAGCGAAGCGTCGAAGCGGACTTCGCTGCCGGTGACTTGGCGGAACAGCAGCAGCAAGGCGGCGATCAGCAAGCCGCCGACCACCGGCTCGGGGATGTTGTAGGTGCGCAGCGCGCCGACATGCGCCACCAGTTTGCGCCCGAGCAGCAAAACCAGCGACGCGGCCACCAGGGTGCCGTAGAAATCGAGTTGAATCATCGAGTCTCCTTATTGTGATGAGCGAAGGCGCGCATGATTCAGACTAGCAGCTGTCGGAATGTTGTCGCGCCATGCAATACGATAGGAAACCCGGCGATAAAGTTCGGTCTCTAATTAACCGGAACCTTATATAGAAGACTCAAACCGCTAGTCGCGGCGTATCTGCCAGCACTGATGGATGGCTCGGTTGCGGAAGTCTTCCGGCACCGATTGCGCGCTGATGTCGCGGATGACGTAATCCTCGGCCAGTCTCTCGTCCAGCTTGAAGCTGCGCAGATTATTGGAGAAGTACAAGGTGCCGCCCGGCGCCAGCAGCGCCATCGCGTAGTCGATCAGCCAGACGTGATCGCGCTGCACGTCCAGGATGTCGCGCATTTTCTTGGAGTTGGAGAAGGTGGGCGGGTCCATCACGATCAGATCGAACTGCTTGCCGCCGTCCACCGCCTCTTCCAGATACTGGAACACGTCGGCCCTGACCAGCTGATGCCGGGCCAGATCCAGGCCGTTGAGCTCGAAATTGCGGCGCGACCAATCCTGATAGGTATTGGACATGTCCACGGTTTCGGAACTGATCGCCCCGCCGCAGCCGGCATAGACGGTGAAGCTGCCGGTATAGGCGAACAGATTGAGGAAACGCTTGCCGGCGGCCTCTTCCCTCACCCGCTTGCGGGTGTTGCGGTGGTCCAAGAACAGGCCGGTGTCCAGGTAGGCGTCCAGATTGACGATGAAACGCTGGCCGAACTCATCGATGATGAAGTCGTCGCCCGACTGTCCCACTTTCTCGTACTGGCTGACGCCCTTTTGACGGCGGCGGTTCTTCAGCGTCACCGCGCCGGGCGCAAGGCCGGTGACCGCGCACAGGCTGTCCACCACCGCGTTGATCCAGTCGCGATAGGCCTCGTCCTCCATCTCCCAACCGGTGTCGTACTCCTGCAGATGGACGCGCTCGCCGTACAGGTCCACCGCGAACGGGAACTGCGGCACGTCCTTGTCGTAAACGCGCCAGGCGTCCAGCCCCTGGCGGCGCGCCCATTTGGCGTGGTGCTTGAAATTCTTGGCCAGGCGATTGGCGAATGGGCTGACGTCCAGCATGAGTCCTCGATATGGGCGATGGGCAAAACACAAAACAAACGCGCCGCTGACTGCAGGCGGCGCGTGAACGGATATCCAATTCTATTACAGCCGCGGCTATTCGGACGAATACATCTCGATCAGCTTGCGGTAGACCGGCTCCGGCAGATATTGGCGAATCACGCTTTCCCAGCCGCGCGGCCCCACCAGGCCTTTGACCATCGTCGACGACACCTCGGCGTATTCGCGCGGCGGCAGCAGGAAGATGGTGGTGATGTCCGGGTGCAAATCGGAGTTGATGTAGCGCATGGTGCGCTCGTACTCATAGTCGCTGACGGTGCGGATGCCGCGGATGATGTAGTTGGCGCCTATGCTTTGCGCGTAATTGACCAGGAACTGGTTCTCGAACACATCCACCCGCAACTTGCTGAAGCCGCCGGTGACGGCGCGCAGCAAAGCTACTCGTTCCTCGACACTGAAGGTACAGTGTTTTTCCGGGTTCACTCCGACCGCTACGATCAATTCGTCAAACAGTTCCACCGCTTCGCGAATCATCCATAGGTGACCGTTGGTCACCGGGTCGAAGCTGCCCGCGTACACGGCTCGCTTCAATTCTCGTTTTCCTTTGACTGTGTGTGCCATGGCGAATGTATCGTGGTCGTTGGGGGCGGGTAAAGCAATTTTTGTGCATTGCGCAAAATGTTTCGCTTCCAGCTGGACTATCCGCAGCAGAATCTGTCCATTTTCCTCATTATCGACAAAGCGCGGCCAAAAAAAAGCGGGCCGCGCATGGCGGCCCCGCTGACGATAGGACAATACGCGCTCAGACGTTGATGTCTTCGGCGCGATGGCAGGCGATCATGCGCTGATCCAGCTCGCGCAATTCCGGCACCTCTTCCCCGCAACGCTGGTTCGCGTGCGGGCAGCGCTTGTGGAAGGCGCAGCCCGACGGCGGCTTCAAGGGGCTGGGCAGTTCGCCCTCGATCTTGATCTTGATGCGGCGCTGCTCAGGATGGATGGACGGCGTCGCCGACAACAAGGCCTGGGT
It contains:
- the gltS gene encoding sodium/glutamate symporter, with product MIQLDFYGTLVAASLVLLLGRKLVAHVGALRTYNIPEPVVGGLLIAALLLLFRQVTGSEVRFDASLQTPLMLAFFASIGLNANLKSLKQGGKTVGVFLAVVVGLLLVQNTLGIALASLLGLDPLMGLLAGSITLSGGHGTGAAWGGTFASKYGLASASELALACATFGLVLGGLIGGPVARFLVKKVKTPGAEHNADDPPLAFEQPDAQRLITPHSFIETLALIAVCLLGGTFLGGLLKGTPLELPTFVCVLFVGVLISNGLAALGWYQIFEREVSVLGNVSLSLFLALALMSLRLWDLAALALPIFVLLLAQTAAMAMYAIFVTFRVMGRNYDAAVLAAGHCGFGLGATPTAIANMQAVTERFGPSHLAFLVVPMVGAFFIDIVNAIVIKLYLALPFIG
- the coaD gene encoding pantetheine-phosphate adenylyltransferase: MAHTVKGKRELKRAVYAGSFDPVTNGHLWMIREAVELFDELIVAVGVNPEKHCTFSVEERVALLRAVTGGFSKLRVDVFENQFLVNYAQSIGANYIIRGIRTVSDYEYERTMRYINSDLHPDITTIFLLPPREYAEVSSTMVKGLVGPRGWESVIRQYLPEPVYRKLIEMYSSE
- a CDS encoding class I SAM-dependent methyltransferase, with protein sequence MLDVSPFANRLAKNFKHHAKWARRQGLDAWRVYDKDVPQFPFAVDLYGERVHLQEYDTGWEMEDEAYRDWINAVVDSLCAVTGLAPGAVTLKNRRRQKGVSQYEKVGQSGDDFIIDEFGQRFIVNLDAYLDTGLFLDHRNTRKRVREEAAGKRFLNLFAYTGSFTVYAGCGGAISSETVDMSNTYQDWSRRNFELNGLDLARHQLVRADVFQYLEEAVDGGKQFDLIVMDPPTFSNSKKMRDILDVQRDHVWLIDYAMALLAPGGTLYFSNNLRSFKLDERLAEDYVIRDISAQSVPEDFRNRAIHQCWQIRRD
- the trxA gene encoding thioredoxin, producing the protein MAYINLNADNFNTHMKEEGLVILDFWAPWCGPCKMFGPTFEAASEKHADIVFGKINTEDERDLAAHFNIRSIPALIAIKDGIMVFNQAGAMMAAQFEQLIQGLRELDMDKVRADIASQQE